CATCGGGTAATTACTATGTGTGGATAGAAAATTATGCGTGGAGTCACTTAGATCTTTTGGGTCCATATATACGCATGAACTACTATGAGGTAAAACTTTTAGATAAAACACCGCCAGAAATCCATATAATATCACCTGAAAATACAACTTATTCATCAAGCACTATCCCGTTAATCTTTACGGTCAATGAGCCAGTTTCATGGATCGGCTATAGTTTAGATAAAGCATCAAACATAACAATTATGGGAAATGTAACTCTAACCAATTTAACGGAAGGGCTACATTCTATAATAGTCTATGCAAATGATACCAGCGGAAATATGGGTGCTTCTAATGAGATTTTATTTACTGTTCAGATACCTCCAGAGAAGTTCAGAATCACAATTTATAGTTCTCCCATAGAAGTAACATTTACAGTAAATGGTGAATCCCACACAACTCCGTGGTCGTGGGACTATGATGAAGGAACCTTTCTTACCATAATTATGCCAGAAACTTACGTTGTTAATGACGCTAGGTATTACTGGAATACATGGAATGATGGAAACACCAATCGGTCAAGATCGTTCAACGTGAATGCAAACATCACATTAACCGCCTATTATACCGGACCCTATTATGAATTAACAGTTGATTCCGCACCGATAACTGGAGTAACATTTACCCTTAATAATACCTCTTATATGACGCCATTTAACGAATGGTTACTTAAAGGCCATTATGTCATTGAAATGCCTGAAACTTATGGAGCGTACATTTGGTCTCACTGGCTGGAAGATGGAGATGCCAATCGGACAAAAACGATCTTCCTAACTGAAGGTGAAACTTGGACTGGTATTTTCGAATATGCTATTCCACCCTACGGCCCAACAGCAAAGCTTACAGCAACTCCGGAGAGATCAAATGTAGGACAGAAAGTTCTATTCAATGCTTCTGCATCGTTACCTGGCTGGAACGGCACCCACACCATGCCCATAACAGAGTACCGCTGGGACTTCGGAGACGGAAACAAGACAACAACCACAACACCAATAGTATACCACACATATCAAAAAGCCGGAATATACTATGTAACGCTAACGGTATACGCACCCGGAGCAACGCCAGAAACAGACTCAACATCGGTGAGAATAATCGTACAAATTCCAACAGTAGGAGGAAAATGCTACCCAATAGAAAACCCGACGCTCACTACAGCTCAGCCAATAGAACTAAGCATAGTTACAATAGTGACAATGTTTATGCTTACCATGATAGTGAGAAAGAAGAAAAAGAAATAATGGAATATCTTTATAATTTCTATTCAGATTGAGCGGATAATACACGTAAGTTGGTGGATGGACTAAAACCAAAAAGGGTTCAAATCCAATTCTAAAATCTATAAATATTTCTATTTTATGGTCACGTAAAACCGTATGGAAGAGGCACAGAGGTCGATTTCTCTAAACAAAAAGCACTTAATATTAAGGTGTATTGAATTTTAGATGAACCGCGTTATGTTCGGAAATTTATGGTTCATAATAAGCAAACCAACTTCGCAATCAATCAAAACTCAGAATTCTCTGGTTCAAAATATAAAAGAGCTGTCGAATAGAAGAAGATATCCCTTAGCTTGCAATTTCTTGTATCGCTTTTGATAAGATTCGCGTAGGTTAATTTTAAATCTAAATTGTAAATGCACAATTTTTAAAAAAA
This portion of the Candidatus Bathyarchaeota archaeon genome encodes:
- a CDS encoding PKD domain-containing protein, translated to MHNELYPIQSAHSLTEADIEDGIEGSFCYTLPASGNYYVWIENYAWSHLDLLGPYIRMNYYEVKLLDKTPPEIHIISPENTTYSSSTIPLIFTVNEPVSWIGYSLDKASNITIMGNVTLTNLTEGLHSIIVYANDTSGNMGASNEILFTVQIPPEKFRITIYSSPIEVTFTVNGESHTTPWSWDYDEGTFLTIIMPETYVVNDARYYWNTWNDGNTNRSRSFNVNANITLTAYYTGPYYELTVDSAPITGVTFTLNNTSYMTPFNEWLLKGHYVIEMPETYGAYIWSHWLEDGDANRTKTIFLTEGETWTGIFEYAIPPYGPTAKLTATPERSNVGQKVLFNASASLPGWNGTHTMPITEYRWDFGDGNKTTTTTPIVYHTYQKAGIYYVTLTVYAPGATPETDSTSVRIIVQIPTVGGKCYPIENPTLTTAQPIELSIVTIVTMFMLTMIVRKKKKK